AGTTCCATCTTTTCTTCCATTCCGAGGTCCTCTTCTactttttctttccattatCATAGGATAAAAGCACTCAAATCCTAAATTTATGGAATCTGACTCTACGTTGAACAACTTCActtgtcatgttttttttttttttttttgatttttaatcattagTTTGATATTATTGAAGTCCAAGGTAAACCATAAAGAATTAAGAGGCCAAAAGCGCAAACAAAAATTGAGTGTTCTTTACCAAAAGCGTGATTATCGAAGGGTATGATTCCGAGGCAGTAGCAGTACCTATGTTCACGACACATCTTGACTAAGAAAACTACTAAAAGTGCTGGGAATACAAAGAGTAAATATTCAGATTAAGCAAGTTGTCTTTCTCTATGTGGGAGACCAGTTGTCGCATTCGAAACTTCAGATGAAGAATGGAATCAGTTCTATAGAAAAGGTCAACCAGTTGTTTAAGTACTGTGAAACGACATTGgttattaatattctaaaagCTAACCACTGCATCTTAAATATAGAGCAAGAAACTGTATCAGGTGTCATAAAATCACTTACagtgatacaaaatattttaaaattcaaaaatccatagctattaacaaaaaaaataattttctagataaaaattttgaatattattttttttgaaataacatttcaaaatctataaattttttcagaaaattcaattttatgtgAAATAAACTTCCAAGTttacagctattcataaaaaatttggacattaaatttttttgtaaatggctgtagatttttttttttttttttttttttttacaaaataatatttaaaagttcattttatGGCCTCCTAAGGAGATTATTTGATAGCAGGTACGACCGCaaagggtgggctggaggggatgttgCCCTCCTTCccaaatgaatgaaaatattggataaaaaatccaataataatttttttgtgaatagctatggacttttaaaatttaatttctgaaatatttttcgtaaaacttttatttttgtaaatagcttttgatttttgaaatttttttccagaaaatttaatatttcaaatttaattttcgaaatctTTTTATAGCTAAAAAGATAGTTGCCAAAATGTTGTGCAAGAATTTGGAAAATTGTCTTTATTTGGATAAGAAAATACTCTTCGAGCTCATCCAAATTATTGAATCCAGAGAACAGGTTATTAATAATACATCAATTTCAGCCGtagtatatacttttaaaaaacagtTAGATACTAATCAGAAAGGTCGATCAAATCGGAAAAATATTCCCAGtgtgaaaatgtatttaaataacacaaaatcaatttaaatgatactaaattgaagaaattaacttagaaacattaaaaattcgAATCGTTTTAAAGAGATTATACACTTCTcgaatcattatttaaaatatatcccgTTGTCTTATGCAACTTTTCTAACCTATAATTACGCAACCCTTGACCTTTTCttcaatatcttatatattataaaaaaatagtatgcaGGTACACTGAAATAAGACAACCTTCCATAAGGGAAAAGGCCATCAAAGAACTATCATCATCATAAAAGAAATCGAGgctatataaatatcaaattatggaCTTAAAGGCCGAGAAAAAGACCAAAATGTGCTTccaaatttagtaaaaattatattccaaccTAATTTCTTTTCTGGTATCTTTACACTTTTTGTTGAGATGAATAATATATTGGACGCCTGTTTCAGCCTTTTGGCTTTAAGGCTAAACATAAAAGGACCAAATAAgctcatattcattattttatttaattttcagcTACCTAGGAATAGTGTGTGTAACTACTAGAGAAGAGAtctctgaaaataaaaacaaactggagcgattaaaaaaggaaaaacggttgctgcgtgtaatttttcttctttttctttattatttgcGAACTTCTTCCCCTGAAGTAAgtattctcgcctatctttgctctaaattgatttaaaaaagaataataaaatgaaatatatattaattgaaatataattaaaatattttccaggGACAAATGCTATTTCAATGTGAAAAGTTCTTCTCTTTCTAGAAGTACTTCATTTTAgatcctccaaaatcataaaacaggcattcaatattaattaattaagtaataattagtaaatattaataatgaaaaggaTCCATTAGATCCAAAATTCAAAGCTGTATttaggctggaggggctgccCACCccccaaatgaaggattttctactttttactagaaaaattaaatattggaaaaaatgtcaaaatttgaaattgaatttatttttcctatactttctaataaattaaattgtttatgaatagctatggattaatgaaatttttctccaaaaagtgcTGTTGGACCCAGGGAACAGGAGAATTTATATGTCTCAGTCACTCCTCAAAGGAGGAGATTGAACTTGCCGATGCGTGGCAACATGTACAACGTATATTTGATTCCTTTAGTACTTTATTTAGCAACTGCGTAGCCAAAATTCGCCAATTCCCAGCTGAAGAAGTTTGTCTGTTGAAGTTATATTACCCAAGTTATATTCAGGGACTAAAAAAGCCTAGGAGACAACATTATGGAGGACTAGTCCAGTTTGGTCATGCTCtgcctaaaatatatatgaaaataataattgatttatcctGTAATCCAGAAAATGAATGGGGTTCTGTCATttctaatagtaaaatttatcattatattgtgatggaaaatatttatcaaattctcTTCTGTTTGACATTCTCATGCCACGACTCCCTCCTTAAGAATCTTGTGGAAATCTTCTACAAGGCATTAAtcgtcagtttttttttaaaaaaagaatgcattCTTTGTCCCAATTAGTATCGAGGTTTCCAAAGAAATCTTAACGATCCATCATATGACAATAATAAAAGAGTCAAGGATTAAGGTTGGAAAGTTTTAATGCCCTCTGTTTAAGGCaactaagttttataaatccCTATACTTTAGTATTTAAGGATGTTGCTTCAGCCTCCTTTGGAACATAATGcaaagaaaatttgtcaaacCTATACTGATCTTCTTGGCCTGCCGCAAATAGGAAAAAAGGTAATACTGGAGTCCCCCACTTTGTTCAAGGAGGATAGGAAATTTACGGCTCAGTTCTAAATTTGGGAAGATTTGTAactcaatcatttttaatttgaatgactACCTTTCCAAATACTCGTTTCCTGACATGCTTTTTGGAATGCCCAAAGGGAAGGAAATGTAAGCTCTAGAATCTAGGGCTGTATGTTTTTCTTTAGTCGAGGCTAAAGCATACATATAGCATACTATAACTGCCTCACTTTTGTATGTaataatcagattttttttcatagactTGTCAATTAGCTTTACATGCAAGGATtgaatgaaatgaaattaactattattgtttagacttaaatatatgtatgtaatttgatTAAAGGTATCAAATAGCAAGGATAGCTTTGTATTACGAGAAGTGgggatattcatttataattatagatatcTTCTACCCATAATTCCATTAATAGTATAGGGAGTTCTGCCCAGGATAactttattatactttaatttataaaaaagtaattctcTAGTTGtgtccataaatattaaaatcaatgtatttgttattaaaatttcacAATATCTGACGCTGATTTCGACTTTTAAATACGTGGAGCTTTTTAACCCACTTGCAATCTCTTGGGAAAGGAAacatatgaaacaaaaaaaaacatattgcaGCTAGCCTACGTATATTTACTGTTGTCAACTGTTACTTATTACGTGGtgaaaacttgaaacttacacactcggaaataaaatagaaaatggccttccattctttaattatacatttaacaaaaatctttattaatcattttctcaTACATAGCTAATATCAAATTTCACAAAGAGTTGAAAGTATTGCAAATGAAAATCGGGTACATGGCAGCCCACTCCTAGTATAAGGAGGCCTTCACGGATTCAACGTTTGGGTGACGGATACTAATACACTACAACAAAAAACCATGTGCAACATTACATAACTTATACAGCGACGAAACCTCTTTGTATAGGTTGCATGCATCATATGCAAGAagcagaattaaaaaatatagaacctTTCAggagaaatattaagtttaagTACCTATCGTAAGACTTttaagtatgtatatgtaattcattttaagaatTGTCAAGAactaatatgaatatgataGTCTGGGGGTGCATAAGAGATATATCggagttggtatgattgaattatttggctaattaaaaacttatttcataactgtttttctttatatttgggGAAAGGTTCCGTGATACAATTTAGGTAACGATGAGTCCCGTAGATGAAATTAATATGatgattaatttaaatagaGATGTGCTCATTTATATCCGCCAACAAAAATCGGGTATGGAAAGTTCATTTCCTTATTTTCACCCCAAGGCAAGTTCATCCCGAGGAGAATTCATCCCAAACAATACAATATTATCTTAtagtttatgtaaaaaatggtcttttattacattttttttgcatgttcAACTTAAATGCAATCTCTTGTTATGTTCCAGCAATAGTCTATCATTATATGCCTATCCCATCCTCCTCAAAAACGTTTTTCCATTACTATTAAATCATGGTGAAATCTTACTTCCTGTTCATCACTTACAAGATTATTAGGAAGGCTTGCAAGATGACATTGAAGAAAATGAAGTTTGATACTCATTTAACATTCCATTTGCACTAAATCATTGTAATTAGTTGCTTTGATTTCCCCAATAAGTaaaccaaatatttgaaaaaaaaaaaaatgcaagccATCCTTTCCAGATTGTTCATTTGATTGATCAACTCTTCATCTctcataatttttcatattttcaccCCATCAAAAGTAGcgtattccaaaaaattaatttccatgtTTCAAATGTATCAGacataaactttgatttaaggatttttttccgaTTCAAGTCTGAAGGAAGGAGCAGATGTTTTTTCCCTGATCCCAAATCACgtatcaaatcattttatttttgcagaTCCAATACTTTAAGGTGACaagatatatcttttaaaatttcaaagtctggatcttatggtttttttttgcttatattcgaacttcttgaaaattaaaaagacggTTAGTTATAATGAGCCCTTAGCACTTGTGCCAATTCTTGTATCCGTATAACCCACTCATTTTACCTTTTccaatgattatatatttaatattaaatgaatagcATTTTAGTTCCTCGAGATAATCTTGTCTTGGGATTAATTTTCTTCGGGATGAACTTGTCTTGGAATGAACTTTCTTCGCGGTGAACTTACTTCACTATTAAATTGTTGTGGGATTAACTTTCCTCACGATGAACTTGCTTCGGGATTAACTTTCCTTGGGGTGAAATGAGGGCGGTGAACCATCGTTACACTCTGGATGGGGGGAAGGGGGCTAAGAGTACTTACGGACATAttcgataaaatattttgctgtGATCAAAATTTCATGGCCTCCATTAATTTTAATCCAGACGTACGCAGAATTATTTTTACGCATTTCACTACTGCTGCTACTTATGTTGTACATATGTACGCTGCAATCTATGGATTCTTTATTAGAGTGATCACAACAATGATtggataaataatgaataaataagaaaacgcaaaaactgtttttcttttttaacctaaaaacattaatttattttaccatGAAACCCAGCTTTATGTAAAAGTTCTCAGGTCacatatgtaataaaaagttttccaaGAAAGAGAGcaacagatataaaatattcaaattaggatatatttcatatttgtttatGCATAGTTTGTGACACTTATTACTTGAAGTAACTCATCATGAGACTTTCTCGCTTTATTTCTAACTTGTTCAAGCTTACATTAAGGATTAGATTTATTCGACTTGTCATTGctgtgattatatttatttgtatcatCAATTTCACGTAAGGCGtcagttaatatattttaatacattatcaTCATTGTACCACAAtagatatgttataaaaatgtttgaaggGAACATTAGAATGGATTCATCACTGAGATCCTCTGCTTGTGATAAAAAAACTAGAAGATTGTTTCAAAGTCTGCCAAAGACGGATTTTAAGTTTAACTATACCAACAGCTCAACATACACTGGCCCAATAGTTGATGGATGGCCACCAAATATCTCAAGAGTATTGGAGGACTATATCCCTAAAAAATCGGATTTCTTTACGATATTGCCTAGAGAAATTGACCCTATAGCCACAGAACTATTAATCCTTGTCAAAATGTAAGTACATCAAATGCCAATTTATCACAGAATTAACactttaatgaaaaacaatttaggCAAGTTGATGGTTACGAGAAACGGGAGAATATTCGTGGATCCTGGGGAAAACATCTCACTAAATTAAGTCCTCATTCACGGACAGTATTTGTATTAGGGAATAACAAGGACTGGTCGAATTCCAAGGAActccaaaatgaaattaatatccATGGAGATATTCTTCAAGGATCCTTTGTTGACTCCTATTATAACCTTACTCTTAAAACTATCAGTGCTTTCAAGTTCGTAGTAGGTAGAGTAAATTAAAGTCTGTaaatacaggggcgtccacaggattgattttttttggagggcgaattagtttttggaatttcttcaaaaaaaaaaaagattccattttttggctatgtataatttgcccgaatgacgaaaaaaattctagtaaacagcaaaagttattttattggtGGGAGTGACATACCCCAGAGTCCACCTCCTGCAGACGTCCCTTCAATAATTGGAGATATGATACTTTATTTGCGTACGTTTGTGTATTTTAGAGACTATTAAATGGATTCACaggccaaaaataattataacaatagaTGATGACGTTTTTCTGAATGTGCCTCTACTTTTAAAGGAGTTGAATGATTTAAACTACCAATGTAATGGTCCATATCTATTGGGAGGACTTCAAAATGGAGTCCTCCCACGTAGAAATCccaaaagtgcaaaaaaaagttctaaatgGGGAGTTCCAAGTTACATTTTTGCGGATAAAATCTATCCTCCATATATCGAAGGAATGATGTCAATCATGTCCTTTGAAACCGTACAATGTTTATTTGAAGCACGTTTCTTCATCCTTCttgatttatgatttaaaaattctaaatctttttttttttactgatagGAATCCTATAATCTCCCAGTTTTTCATCTTGAGGACGTTTTCATGACTGGTTTTTCTGCTAAACGATGTGGAATAGAGCCAAGACAACAAAAGGGGTTATTAACTTGGAATATTCCTCTACAGAGCTTTGACGTCAATTATCATGTAGCATTTCATATTATTGAATACAGTAAAGAGATGTACaacgaaatagaaaaaaatttaccctTATAAAATGGTTAGAGATGTGATCTTAcagaacaaattaaaatattaatttgtgtaaaaaactatctaacacaatttttattaatttttaaatgattttttgtgaaatatattttttcagtatttGATGTGTAACCgaattcatattttacattaaatgtagtgccaaataaattgtaatttattcattgaaatacCTAACACATGGTGTTTAGGAATAAAAGGTGTAAAAATGAGacgttttataataaaagacctgggatataataacaatatagcACGGTGTTAATCGTGGTATATTTTaaacatgttaaaaaacaaaaaaatcaaaatagtaatcccgataatttgaagaatgttttggagcaAAGTAAAGCATAAAACCAAGTAGCGCATGGAGGGCTAACATCCTCAATCGCTGAAAAATGTCTTgatcaaattttactttttttggccGCTAGAGCTGGGATATAATGAAGAAGGCGAATCCAGCTCCATTTTTGGTCCTGCAGCTGGTGTTTTAGAAAATTAGTTGAGTCCTTCTCGGTAActcaaaattaatgttattaattaatcttaatagTCCAACGGATCTTGGTGGTTAGTCAGTGATCCGTACAGAAGTGGTCCAGGGGACTTAattcaactacaaaaaaaggAGCAGCCCGAAAGAATAGTGTTTCATAGATTTCCTCTTAAAAATGAAGAGCTcgtgaaaaaatggaaaaaggtTATTCCTAGGTATTTAAGAATTAATTCAAATTCTCTAGATTCTCTCAATATGTACACCAGGGACAAGAGAGCATTCAAGAATTTGTAGCTAGTATTTCCTTCATGAAGATTAAGAGACTTCAAAAACGATAGCAACTCGTTCCGAAAAAAGGACTTTGCCCTTCTTCGGCATCATGTAAATCCAAATATTGGTCCCTCATTTTTCCTAGATGTACCTAGAATTCAATCATCAAAACCCCCTTGCTCCGAGGCGgccaacaaaaacaacaacttctTCTTCTTGAAGGTAAGTTCATTTCAACGGGGGAGTTCTGAGTGTTAATATAATcagatattatttctttaatccaCAAAGCCTACATATGATCATTCCATCTTTCCAGGCTTTTGAATCAATCTAAACATGAAGTAAAagggattttcattttttttaaatatgaacgTGTTGGATCTCTCGAggatttatcatttaaaatgaagTCATATTAATTACCACATGGGATTCTCCAAGTATCAAGAGAAAATGCATATTGTTTCTTCAAATGGAATCTTCTCCTCCCCAGTTAACAATCTATTTCAATATCAATGAATCATTGgaaaaccaaatttattttaaaagtaaagaatTAAAGCAAAAGGAAGTTgctcatatatattttccagTACAAAAATAGAGGATATGTCTCAAATATGTCACTTTCT
The genomic region above belongs to Lepeophtheirus salmonis chromosome 8, UVic_Lsal_1.4, whole genome shotgun sequence and contains:
- the LOC121122836 gene encoding lactosylceramide 1,3-N-acetyl-beta-D-glucosaminyltransferase produces the protein MFEGNIRMDSSLRSSACDKKTRRLFQSLPKTDFKFNYTNSSTYTGPIVDGWPPNISRVLEDYIPKKSDFFTILPREIDPIATELLILVKMQVDGYEKRENIRGSWGKHLTKLSPHSRTVFVLGNNKDWSNSKELQNEINIHGDILQGSFVDSYYNLTLKTISAFKFVVETIKWIHRPKIIITIDDDVFLNVPLLLKELNDLNYQCNGPYLLGGLQNGVLPRRNPKSAKKSSKWGVPSYIFADKIYPPYIEGMMSIMSFETVQCLFEARFFILLDL